The Lacipirellula parvula genome window below encodes:
- a CDS encoding fasciclin domain-containing protein yields the protein MYTLALTALAALTQPARAGECAKSRVAQAQRHYVAAEAEKPKTIVETAAGIEDFSTLVAAVKAGDLVKTLSGKGPFTVFAPTNEAFAKLPKGTVEDLLKPENKEKLVAILTYHVVPGKVMAADVVKVKEAKTVQGDKVQVTVKDDEVMIDKAKVVKADVECSNGVIHVIDSVLLPK from the coding sequence ATGTACACTCTGGCGCTCACAGCGCTGGCCGCACTTACGCAACCGGCTCGCGCTGGCGAATGCGCGAAGAGCCGAGTCGCTCAGGCGCAGCGCCATTACGTTGCCGCCGAGGCTGAAAAACCTAAGACGATCGTCGAAACGGCCGCGGGAATCGAAGACTTCAGCACCCTGGTCGCCGCCGTGAAGGCAGGAGACCTTGTCAAAACTCTCTCGGGCAAGGGACCGTTCACGGTCTTCGCCCCGACGAACGAAGCCTTCGCGAAGCTTCCCAAAGGCACAGTTGAGGATCTACTGAAGCCTGAAAACAAGGAAAAGTTGGTCGCAATACTTACCTACCACGTCGTCCCCGGCAAAGTCATGGCCGCGGACGTCGTAAAGGTGAAAGAAGCGAAGACGGTTCAGGGCGACAAGGTGCAGGTCACCGTGAAGGACGACGAGGTGATGATCGATAAGGCCAAGGTCGTGAAGGCCGACGTCGAGTGTTCTAATGGCGTGATCCATGTCATTGACTCCGTCCTCCTGCCGAAATAG
- a CDS encoding VIT1/CCC1 transporter family protein produces the protein MNSRHTERHRIARIGWLRAAVLGANDGIVSTASLITGVAAADSSRGAIVVAGVAGLVAGAASMAAGEYVSVSSQADTECSDLARERAELAADPAGELEELTNIYIEQGLDRELAARVAEQLTAHDALAAHARSELGIAQGMEARPIQAAFASAAAFGCGAILPLAAAIVSPASSLLASVVVSSLVFLGLLGGVASKVGGSRISSGVARVLFWGALAMALTAVVGRAFGVNA, from the coding sequence ATGAATTCTCGTCATACAGAACGACACCGAATTGCGCGAATCGGTTGGCTCCGCGCTGCCGTTCTCGGTGCGAACGACGGGATTGTTTCTACGGCGAGCCTGATCACTGGAGTCGCCGCAGCGGACTCATCGCGCGGTGCGATTGTGGTAGCCGGTGTGGCCGGTCTTGTCGCGGGTGCAGCTTCAATGGCTGCGGGCGAATACGTCTCTGTCAGTTCTCAAGCAGACACGGAATGTTCAGATCTTGCTCGTGAACGAGCAGAGCTCGCGGCGGATCCCGCTGGAGAGCTAGAAGAACTGACCAATATCTATATCGAACAAGGATTAGATCGTGAGCTTGCTGCTCGCGTTGCCGAGCAGTTGACAGCCCATGACGCATTAGCGGCGCATGCTCGAAGCGAACTGGGTATCGCTCAAGGGATGGAGGCTCGGCCGATCCAAGCGGCGTTTGCCTCAGCTGCCGCATTCGGCTGCGGTGCGATTCTTCCACTCGCTGCTGCAATCGTCTCTCCCGCTTCATCGCTTCTAGCGTCGGTAGTGGTTTCCTCGTTAGTCTTCCTCGGTTTGCTTGGTGGCGTGGCTTCGAAGGTCGGCGGCTCAAGAATTAGCAGTGGCGTCGCGCGAGTTCTGTTCTGGGGAGCACTCGCAATGGCACTCACAGCGGTCGTCGGTCGTGCATTCGGCGTCAATGCGTAG
- a CDS encoding cation-translocating P-type ATPase produces the protein MESEAKIRSANSRSHNESRSKPEIESWHTLPLAEVFKRLDANETQGLAQADAFRRLAQQGPNTLARAQQRTTLSILLAQFHSLIVVLLLAATAIAFAMGENIEAVAILVVIVINAGIGFATEWKAEEALSALQKQTVRVAHVIRDGAERQIPAAELVPGDLVVLAAGARVPADGRIVESVRLQIEEAALTGESHAVTKSTALLTDKDSALGDRFNMAFLGTAITDGRGRLVVTATGSQTEVGKIGVLIDAAITRDTPLEQKLSRLGQLLIVVVLALCAVVVLAGWLRGVTDFWHMLEIGLSLAIAAVPEGLPAVTTMTLALGMQRMARMRAIVRRLPAVETLGSVTVICTDKTGTLTKNEMTVCVYALDQRRVDVTGAGYQPIGDFRVADKPVDQRSDEHLALALRIGMLCNDAKVERTDGRVTVLGDPTEAALVVVGEKAGMNQVDLAAEFPRSSELPFDSTSKHMVTVHRAPQGRIFAFVKGAPATLLAASSTQFGATGVTSLTPDDSRRWHETNQELASAALRVLGLAYRELPEGYDEGDLGRDLIFVGLVGMSDPLRDEAKAAIATCRTAGIRTVMITGDQQPTAAEIARQLGIDCDLDGRPLGAVHGRELTGLDLAGWQRVVADAAVFARVSPEHKLQIVEALQEQGHVVAMTGDGVNDAPALKKADIGIAMGIKGTEVAKENADMVITDDNFASIVGAVEQGRIIYGNILRFLHYLLSCNFSEILTVFLALMIGWPLPLVALQILWLNLITDIFPAFALALEPSAPDVMKRPPRDQKESLLTPRFVGLIVWQGLLLAGVTLLAFRVGMHWYGTDGGGLRQATTMAFMTLALAQVVHALNARSQRRSAFTSRLFTNGWLWAAVGICLVLQAAAVYLPLLRRVLHTSVPSASDWWVIAACSLLPVAVIELVKLVQRIAVRNLGISHV, from the coding sequence TTGGAGAGCGAAGCGAAAATACGTTCGGCAAACTCGCGATCCCATAACGAATCTCGTTCGAAGCCCGAAATAGAGTCGTGGCACACCCTTCCACTGGCAGAAGTTTTCAAGCGGCTCGACGCGAATGAAACTCAGGGATTAGCTCAGGCCGACGCGTTTCGAAGGCTCGCTCAGCAGGGCCCCAATACCTTAGCACGGGCACAGCAGCGTACGACCCTGTCAATCTTGCTGGCCCAGTTTCACAGCCTCATCGTGGTCTTGTTGCTCGCGGCGACGGCGATTGCGTTCGCGATGGGCGAGAACATTGAGGCGGTTGCCATCCTCGTCGTCATCGTCATCAATGCCGGCATCGGCTTCGCCACTGAATGGAAGGCTGAGGAGGCACTGTCCGCTCTGCAAAAACAGACGGTGCGAGTCGCCCATGTGATCCGAGACGGCGCAGAAAGGCAGATTCCCGCCGCGGAACTGGTGCCTGGCGATCTGGTCGTCCTCGCAGCGGGCGCGCGGGTACCCGCCGACGGCCGGATCGTCGAGAGCGTTCGTCTGCAGATCGAGGAGGCCGCGCTAACAGGTGAATCTCATGCAGTGACCAAGTCGACTGCACTGCTGACCGATAAAGACTCAGCACTCGGTGATCGCTTCAATATGGCCTTCCTAGGGACGGCCATCACGGACGGACGCGGCCGATTGGTGGTGACGGCTACCGGCTCGCAAACGGAGGTGGGCAAGATCGGAGTCCTGATCGATGCGGCGATCACCCGCGACACGCCGCTGGAGCAAAAACTTTCCCGTCTTGGTCAACTGCTCATCGTGGTCGTGTTAGCGCTGTGCGCTGTAGTCGTCCTCGCTGGTTGGCTGCGTGGCGTCACTGACTTTTGGCACATGCTGGAGATCGGTCTCTCACTGGCCATTGCCGCCGTGCCTGAAGGGTTGCCTGCCGTGACCACCATGACGCTTGCACTAGGAATGCAACGCATGGCCCGCATGCGCGCGATTGTGCGCCGACTCCCTGCTGTCGAAACTCTGGGTTCCGTTACTGTAATCTGCACGGATAAGACCGGAACGCTCACCAAAAACGAGATGACTGTATGCGTCTACGCATTGGATCAACGTCGCGTCGACGTGACCGGGGCGGGATATCAGCCGATCGGCGATTTTCGAGTTGCGGATAAACCGGTCGACCAGCGATCCGACGAACACCTCGCACTTGCTCTACGGATCGGTATGTTGTGCAACGATGCGAAAGTGGAACGGACTGACGGCCGTGTCACCGTGCTGGGCGATCCAACCGAGGCGGCCCTAGTCGTCGTTGGCGAGAAGGCCGGGATGAACCAAGTCGACTTAGCCGCCGAGTTTCCCCGCAGCAGTGAATTGCCGTTCGACAGCACCAGCAAACACATGGTCACGGTGCACCGAGCGCCGCAAGGTCGGATATTCGCGTTTGTCAAAGGCGCACCTGCGACTCTACTTGCCGCGAGCAGCACGCAATTCGGAGCGACCGGAGTAACGTCCCTCACACCTGACGATAGCCGGCGCTGGCACGAAACCAACCAGGAATTGGCCAGTGCTGCGCTGCGCGTTCTGGGCCTGGCATATCGCGAACTGCCCGAGGGCTACGACGAGGGCGACCTCGGCCGGGATTTGATATTCGTCGGCCTCGTCGGCATGAGCGATCCGCTCCGTGACGAAGCGAAGGCCGCCATCGCCACGTGTCGCACGGCAGGTATTCGTACCGTGATGATCACCGGTGACCAGCAGCCGACGGCGGCCGAGATCGCACGGCAACTGGGCATCGACTGTGATCTCGATGGGCGTCCGCTGGGCGCCGTCCATGGTCGCGAGTTAACTGGCCTGGACCTCGCGGGTTGGCAACGGGTGGTAGCCGACGCTGCCGTGTTCGCCCGCGTCTCGCCCGAACACAAGCTGCAGATCGTCGAAGCGCTGCAAGAGCAGGGACATGTCGTCGCCATGACAGGCGACGGCGTAAACGACGCTCCAGCCTTGAAGAAGGCAGACATCGGTATCGCCATGGGCATCAAGGGGACTGAGGTCGCCAAAGAAAACGCCGATATGGTGATCACCGACGATAATTTCGCCAGCATCGTTGGGGCTGTTGAACAGGGGCGGATTATCTACGGAAACATTCTGCGGTTCCTCCATTATTTGCTGTCATGCAACTTCTCGGAAATCCTTACGGTATTTCTCGCGCTCATGATCGGGTGGCCCCTGCCGCTAGTCGCTCTCCAAATCTTGTGGCTCAATTTGATAACCGACATCTTCCCGGCATTTGCGTTGGCTCTGGAGCCATCGGCTCCGGACGTGATGAAACGCCCGCCGCGCGATCAGAAGGAGTCGTTACTAACGCCTCGATTCGTCGGCCTCATTGTTTGGCAAGGGTTGCTACTTGCCGGAGTGACGCTCCTCGCTTTTAGAGTTGGCATGCACTGGTACGGGACTGATGGGGGCGGTCTGCGTCAGGCGACGACGATGGCCTTCATGACGCTGGCCCTCGCACAGGTCGTCCACGCCCTCAACGCGCGATCCCAAAGGCGGTCCGCGTTCACCAGTCGGCTGTTTACTAATGGTTGGCTGTGGGCTGCTGTGGGGATTTGTCTGGTGCTGCAGGCAGCGGCGGTCTACCTGCCGCTCCTGCGAAGGGTCCTCCATACCTCCGTACCTAGCGCGTCGGACTGGTGGGTGATCGCCGCCTGCTCGCTACTGCCTGTGGCCGTGATCGAATTAGTCAAGTTGGTCCAGCGAATCGCCGTTCGAAATCTAGGAATCTCCCATGTTTAA
- a CDS encoding ParA family protein, protein MMIVCANSKGGVGKSTLATHLAVWLFDQGFQTALLDTDKQRSSSQWIVEAEPKITIRVADTPEECLKSVQGLVSSHDFVIGDAPGGLEDLSRTLFILADLAIFPISPSILDVRSVAGATTVLRYAQGINGGRPDGRLVLNKMKTRDTISQELKVGAPQLGLQVAQHVVRDLQAYRDAAQQGTVVGRFGRKGSHAAADLDGLFRELVGDAVTNKQNVRRQNVENG, encoded by the coding sequence ATGATGATCGTTTGCGCAAATTCCAAAGGCGGCGTGGGCAAAAGCACCCTCGCGACGCACCTTGCCGTGTGGCTCTTCGACCAAGGCTTTCAAACGGCGTTACTCGACACGGACAAACAGCGTTCGAGTTCGCAATGGATCGTCGAAGCGGAACCCAAAATCACCATTCGCGTCGCTGACACTCCCGAGGAATGCCTTAAAAGCGTCCAAGGATTAGTTTCTAGCCACGATTTCGTGATAGGGGACGCTCCAGGCGGGCTGGAAGATTTGAGTCGCACCTTGTTCATCCTCGCGGATTTGGCCATTTTCCCGATTTCGCCTTCGATTCTCGATGTGAGGTCGGTCGCCGGGGCGACGACGGTCCTCAGATACGCTCAGGGAATCAACGGCGGCAGACCCGACGGACGGCTTGTGCTGAACAAGATGAAGACCCGCGACACTATCAGTCAAGAACTGAAAGTGGGCGCTCCACAGCTAGGTCTTCAGGTCGCTCAGCACGTCGTTCGCGATTTGCAAGCGTACCGCGACGCAGCGCAACAGGGGACGGTTGTCGGTCGATTCGGGCGTAAAGGTTCGCACGCAGCAGCGGATCTCGACGGGCTCTTTCGCGAGCTCGTGGGCGATGCGGTGACAAATAAACAAAATGTAAGGAGGCAGAACGTAGAGAATGGCTGA
- a CDS encoding RNA polymerase sigma factor: MSASATSVMARVAKGGPAAMEDCLARYGGLVWSLARRFSPTNADAEDAVQEVFIEVWRNADRYDEAIASEATFIAMIARRRLIDRQRRSERQPQTTSWDETTLPQSARDPAEWLQVCDDAKRARAKMQELSDEQQRVLLLALEGGCSQSEIAERLRLPLGTVKTHARRGLIRLRELLAAGTDKLTGKGGAA, translated from the coding sequence TTGTCCGCATCCGCTACTAGCGTGATGGCCCGCGTCGCCAAAGGCGGCCCAGCCGCGATGGAAGACTGCCTGGCTCGATACGGTGGGCTGGTCTGGTCGCTAGCGCGCCGCTTCTCTCCGACCAACGCCGACGCTGAAGACGCCGTTCAGGAAGTGTTCATCGAAGTCTGGCGGAATGCTGATCGCTACGACGAGGCCATTGCCTCGGAAGCGACATTCATCGCAATGATCGCACGCCGGCGGTTAATCGACCGCCAGCGCCGTTCCGAACGCCAACCTCAGACGACGTCTTGGGACGAAACGACGCTCCCGCAATCGGCGCGCGATCCGGCCGAATGGTTGCAGGTATGCGATGACGCCAAGCGGGCCCGCGCCAAAATGCAGGAACTATCCGACGAGCAGCAGCGCGTTCTGCTGCTCGCCCTTGAGGGAGGCTGCTCGCAATCTGAAATCGCTGAACGGCTCCGGCTGCCGCTAGGCACGGTCAAAACACACGCCCGCCGCGGGCTTATTCGGCTCCGCGAGCTGCTGGCCGCCGGTACCGACAAGCTAACGGGCAAAGGAGGCGCCGCATGA
- a CDS encoding anti-sigma factor produces MSTGPSSHDRRLELLAERALFGLSPEDQRELERLGVDDSPVDDLALAAAALDLCLHGQAMAHETLPAPLQQRTLDAVRKTAVEDRKAMPSVVPIPVGRRVVNNAPRRDWLGWAVAAAAIAVAAFSFTRQPDLREESPMELRSKLIAASKHDPGSVFQSDWTVTEDPAAKGASGKLIWSNKLQRGVMEFSGVEVNDPTKEQYQLWIFDADRPEATPVDGGVFNIPSDTEIVLIPIDARLPIAKPTLFAITVEKPGGVVVSDRERLPLIAPVPNEDSTQ; encoded by the coding sequence ATGAGCACCGGACCTTCTTCCCACGATCGCCGCCTCGAACTTCTTGCCGAGCGAGCCCTCTTCGGACTTTCGCCGGAAGATCAGCGAGAGTTGGAACGCTTGGGCGTCGACGATTCGCCTGTCGACGACCTGGCGCTCGCAGCCGCGGCGCTCGACCTCTGCCTACATGGACAGGCAATGGCGCACGAAACACTGCCAGCCCCCCTGCAGCAGCGAACACTCGATGCCGTCCGAAAGACCGCCGTCGAAGATCGGAAGGCGATGCCTTCGGTCGTGCCGATCCCGGTTGGACGCCGTGTTGTGAATAATGCCCCGCGTCGCGATTGGCTAGGCTGGGCCGTAGCGGCCGCGGCGATTGCCGTGGCGGCATTCTCGTTCACGCGCCAACCGGATCTCAGGGAAGAGTCGCCGATGGAACTACGCTCAAAACTGATCGCCGCCTCGAAGCACGATCCCGGCAGCGTCTTCCAATCTGACTGGACCGTGACGGAAGACCCAGCCGCTAAGGGAGCCAGCGGTAAATTGATTTGGTCCAACAAACTGCAGCGCGGCGTGATGGAGTTCAGCGGCGTCGAAGTTAACGATCCGACGAAGGAGCAGTATCAGCTTTGGATCTTCGACGCCGATCGCCCCGAAGCGACGCCGGTCGACGGCGGGGTATTCAACATCCCCTCCGATACGGAGATAGTTTTGATACCGATTGACGCCCGCCTACCGATCGCTAAGCCGACCCTCTTTGCGATCACAGTCGAAAAGCCGGGAGGCGTTGTGGTTTCTGACCGAGAACGCCTGCCGCTAATCGCCCCCGTTCCCAACGAAGACAGCACGCAGTAA
- the tnpA gene encoding IS200/IS605 family transposase, which translates to MENYRTGAHSRFDIKYDFVWLTKYSKKVLTGAVGERVRELVRDVCRANQIEILQGAVSADHVDVLLSCPPTQSARNPVGTGARECLQAP; encoded by the coding sequence ATGGAGAATTATCGGACCGGAGCGCATAGCCGCTTTGACATTAAGTACGATTTCGTTTGGTTGACGAAGTACAGTAAGAAGGTGCTGACGGGCGCGGTGGGTGAGCGAGTTCGCGAACTCGTTCGGGACGTTTGTCGGGCGAACCAGATTGAGATTTTGCAGGGGGCGGTCTCCGCGGATCATGTGGACGTGTTGCTGTCATGCCCGCCGACGCAGTCAGCTCGTAACCCTGTTGGCACGGGAGCTCGCGAATGTCTCCAAGCACCTTAA
- a CDS encoding glycosidase yields the protein MSGFQLQRLGQIMEPEAGNAQEAEGVLNPAAVRGLDGQLYLFPRLVARGNKSRIGIARVIFNEIGDPTGVQRLGIALEPETDYELRPDGSGGCEDPRITFVEPMHRFVMTYTAHSPIGPRIALAVSEDLFHWKRLGLATFEAYRGIDFAHVDNKDASVFPVAIPNHAGKMQMAILHRPLFRGTYPEDTACQGACRLVDLDHESIWISYCPMPSGDAESHHPALFNSHHRLATPVSSWESLKIGGGTPPILTRHGWLIIYHGVSEVEELGSITHHLCYSAGVMVLSKEHPWEILHRSEEPVLTPLLPHERSGTVPNVVFPTGIDRRDDLGLPDRIDVYYGMADSRIGVARLDLPDHLPLGAPADSPGAVVKA from the coding sequence ATGAGCGGCTTTCAATTACAGCGGCTCGGGCAGATCATGGAGCCGGAGGCGGGGAATGCGCAGGAGGCCGAAGGCGTCCTGAATCCGGCGGCCGTTCGTGGCCTTGATGGTCAGCTCTACCTGTTTCCACGGCTCGTCGCGCGGGGCAATAAGTCGCGCATCGGCATTGCCCGAGTCATATTTAACGAAATTGGCGACCCAACCGGCGTGCAGCGGCTCGGCATCGCACTTGAGCCTGAGACTGACTACGAACTGCGGCCTGATGGCAGCGGTGGCTGTGAGGATCCCCGGATCACGTTTGTCGAACCGATGCATCGCTTTGTGATGACCTACACGGCGCATTCTCCGATCGGTCCAAGGATCGCCCTAGCGGTATCGGAGGATTTGTTCCACTGGAAGCGGCTCGGATTGGCGACCTTTGAAGCCTATCGCGGCATCGACTTCGCCCATGTGGACAACAAAGACGCCAGCGTTTTCCCCGTCGCCATTCCCAATCACGCTGGAAAAATGCAGATGGCCATCCTCCATCGACCGCTTTTTCGCGGCACTTATCCTGAGGATACAGCTTGCCAAGGCGCGTGCCGATTGGTGGATCTCGATCATGAAAGCATCTGGATATCCTACTGCCCAATGCCCTCGGGGGATGCCGAATCGCATCATCCCGCCCTGTTCAATTCGCATCACCGCCTCGCGACTCCGGTGTCGTCATGGGAGTCGCTCAAGATTGGTGGCGGCACTCCACCAATCCTTACCCGACATGGCTGGCTGATCATTTACCACGGCGTGAGCGAAGTCGAGGAGCTAGGTAGCATAACGCATCATCTGTGCTACTCGGCCGGAGTAATGGTGCTCTCGAAAGAGCATCCGTGGGAAATTCTTCACAGATCGGAAGAGCCTGTGTTAACGCCGCTGCTGCCGCACGAACGGAGCGGAACCGTCCCAAACGTCGTGTTCCCTACCGGCATCGACCGTCGCGACGACCTAGGGCTGCCGGACCGCATCGACGTATATTACGGGATGGCGGACAGCCGGATTGGCGTGGCCCGTCTCGATCTGCCCGATCACTTGCCTCTAGGTGCGCCCGCCGATTCGCCCGGTGCAGTGGTGAAAGCGTGA
- a CDS encoding PEP-CTERM sorting domain-containing protein: MFGSLSNFDVINDTGQTTRGFEIELEGISPSDIAFTFGNPYIRYGDPVKVATGTGTIVRYASAFDGSSWAVGTPVPAGPFPTGGHACFFPAFGGDPNYETLGGEHFGVALNGNPTNTTYRWLLGDAAGNLSAAGSNVKIPAPVWNVQPPANPAAPAAVQAVIPALPKEHPEDLFGEALWVKVFVIEAAEPVELEHLVPGDPGVPDGSEPTEVEIEWQLLQDGKDGVGEVDSGFDDLAADSESVTRRYEFYSYIGPYDAEGEATEENPGLNLEFVGDFMGSQNAALNLAPFAIPEPGSLVLLGISLAGLAGARRLRRKFATA, from the coding sequence ATGTTTGGCAGTCTGAGCAACTTTGATGTGATTAATGACACGGGCCAGACTACGCGTGGCTTTGAAATCGAACTTGAAGGGATCAGCCCTTCAGATATCGCCTTCACATTCGGCAACCCTTACATTCGCTATGGCGATCCGGTGAAAGTTGCCACCGGGACAGGAACGATCGTGCGGTATGCCAGTGCGTTTGATGGAAGCAGCTGGGCGGTTGGCACCCCCGTACCTGCGGGCCCTTTTCCGACGGGCGGACACGCATGTTTCTTTCCGGCGTTTGGCGGTGACCCGAACTACGAAACGCTGGGAGGCGAGCATTTCGGCGTCGCTTTGAATGGGAATCCGACGAATACGACTTATCGTTGGCTCCTCGGCGATGCCGCAGGAAATCTCAGTGCGGCAGGGTCGAACGTGAAGATTCCAGCGCCGGTGTGGAACGTCCAGCCGCCAGCTAATCCCGCTGCGCCGGCGGCCGTCCAGGCGGTGATTCCGGCGCTCCCGAAAGAACACCCCGAAGATCTCTTCGGCGAAGCGTTGTGGGTGAAGGTGTTCGTCATTGAGGCCGCCGAGCCCGTCGAATTGGAACATCTCGTCCCAGGAGACCCAGGGGTTCCAGACGGCTCCGAGCCGACTGAAGTCGAAATCGAATGGCAACTCCTGCAGGATGGCAAGGATGGCGTGGGCGAAGTGGATAGTGGTTTCGATGACTTGGCAGCTGACTCGGAATCGGTAACCCGTCGTTACGAGTTCTACAGCTACATCGGCCCGTACGACGCCGAGGGAGAAGCTACGGAAGAGAATCCGGGACTCAATCTGGAGTTTGTGGGCGACTTCATGGGCTCCCAGAACGCCGCGCTCAATCTCGCTCCGTTCGCGATTCCCGAACCCGGCTCTCTCGTCCTGCTCGGCATCAGCCTTGCCGGTCTAGCAGGGGCTCGCCGACTACGGAGGAAATTCGCCACTGCGTAG
- a CDS encoding heavy metal translocating P-type ATPase, with protein sequence MEFLMETPTPEGRLSKLREFWTNRQMVIIACVALAGIAVHLILCYVIHSGSPSYQIPLWVVLVFGGIPLVYELLKKLAKREFGSDLLAGISIVTAAVLGEYLAGALVVLMLSGGEALESYAVRSASSVLRALAQRIPSIGHRSQGGQVVDVSLSEVAVGDTLVIFPHDICPVDGVVTEGRGVMDESFLTGEPFQMSKTPGSEVISGAINGEFALTIRATRPAADSRYAKIMQVMRSAEQNRPRMRRLGDSLGAFYTPLAVLIALGAWGVSGQSSRFLAVLVVATPCPLLIAIPVAIIGAISLCARRGIIIKNPVVLETIATCRTAIFDKTGTLTYGRPRLTDQIVVSGADAVHILGLVASLERYSKHPLASAILKSATEAGVTLQEVAEISEPPGQGILGTVAGHTVRIASRGALAKFPVAGSDQIPSHAGGLECFVVIDDRYAAAYRFRDEPRTEGVSFIKHLNSRHGFKRLLIVSGDRESEVRYLAEQIGISEIYAQKTPEEKVTIVRAETAKARTLYVGDGINDAPALMSSTVGVAIGQNSDITTESAGVVIMDSSLEKVDEFMHISRRMRRIVLQSAIGGMVLSVVGMALASGGLLSPVAGAVCQEVIDVFAVFNALRAAIRPKELSDFGDATT encoded by the coding sequence ATGGAATTTCTGATGGAAACGCCCACGCCTGAAGGCCGGCTTTCAAAGCTGAGGGAGTTCTGGACCAACCGGCAGATGGTGATCATCGCCTGCGTCGCACTTGCGGGCATCGCGGTACATCTGATTCTCTGCTACGTGATACACAGCGGCAGCCCGTCGTATCAAATTCCCTTGTGGGTTGTGTTGGTATTCGGGGGAATTCCGCTTGTCTACGAGTTGCTAAAAAAACTGGCGAAACGCGAATTCGGTTCCGACCTTCTGGCAGGCATCTCGATCGTGACCGCCGCTGTACTCGGCGAGTATCTGGCGGGGGCACTCGTAGTCCTCATGCTTTCAGGCGGTGAAGCCCTGGAAAGCTACGCCGTCCGCAGCGCGTCATCGGTCCTGCGCGCGCTCGCCCAACGAATTCCATCGATCGGCCATCGGAGTCAAGGCGGACAAGTGGTCGACGTTTCACTTAGCGAGGTGGCTGTCGGCGACACGCTCGTAATCTTTCCTCACGACATTTGCCCGGTGGACGGAGTTGTCACCGAGGGCCGCGGCGTCATGGATGAGTCGTTCCTGACAGGCGAGCCGTTTCAGATGTCCAAGACGCCAGGCTCGGAAGTGATCTCCGGAGCGATCAACGGTGAGTTTGCACTGACGATCCGAGCGACCCGTCCGGCGGCCGACTCGCGATATGCAAAGATTATGCAGGTCATGCGATCCGCAGAGCAGAATCGCCCGCGGATGCGTCGACTTGGCGATTCGCTAGGCGCATTCTACACGCCACTGGCAGTGCTGATCGCGCTGGGCGCCTGGGGCGTGAGCGGCCAATCAAGCCGCTTTTTGGCAGTGCTCGTGGTCGCGACGCCTTGCCCTCTCCTCATTGCCATCCCGGTCGCCATCATCGGCGCGATATCACTGTGTGCACGGCGTGGAATCATTATTAAGAACCCAGTGGTCTTGGAAACGATCGCCACTTGTCGCACGGCCATTTTTGACAAAACGGGCACGCTGACTTACGGCCGTCCTCGCCTCACTGATCAGATCGTGGTTTCTGGCGCTGACGCGGTACATATCCTGGGACTGGTCGCCAGCCTGGAGCGCTACTCCAAGCATCCCCTAGCGAGCGCTATCTTGAAATCAGCGACGGAAGCCGGCGTGACGCTTCAGGAGGTGGCCGAGATCAGCGAACCGCCCGGTCAAGGCATCCTCGGCACTGTCGCAGGCCACACGGTGCGGATTGCTAGCCGCGGCGCGCTGGCCAAATTCCCAGTCGCAGGATCCGATCAAATTCCGTCCCATGCCGGCGGGCTGGAATGCTTTGTCGTCATTGATGACCGCTATGCGGCAGCATATCGGTTCCGTGACGAACCTCGGACGGAGGGCGTTTCGTTTATCAAACACCTCAACTCCAGGCACGGCTTCAAGCGTCTGCTAATTGTTTCGGGAGATCGCGAGTCCGAGGTTCGCTACCTCGCAGAGCAAATCGGAATCTCGGAAATTTACGCCCAAAAAACGCCCGAAGAAAAAGTGACCATCGTCCGCGCCGAGACGGCAAAGGCGCGGACGTTGTACGTAGGGGACGGTATTAATGACGCTCCAGCGCTGATGTCTTCGACGGTCGGCGTAGCGATCGGACAGAACAGCGATATCACTACCGAGTCAGCGGGCGTCGTGATCATGGACAGCTCACTGGAAAAGGTCGACGAGTTCATGCACATCAGCCGTCGGATGCGGCGCATTGTTCTGCAGAGTGCGATCGGCGGTATGGTCCTGAGCGTGGTCGGAATGGCCCTGGCCAGCGGCGGTCTGTTGTCTCCCGTAGCCGGCGCAGTCTGCCAGGAAGTCATCGACGTGTTTGCCGTTTTTAACGCATTGCGTGCGGCCATTCGTCCGAAGGAACTCTCCGACTTCGGCGACGCAACGACTTAG